The Devosia sp. SD17-2 genome includes a region encoding these proteins:
- a CDS encoding SDR family oxidoreductase, whose amino-acid sequence MTPAGYALVTGGTSGIGLATARGLSDAGWRVAICGRRGDLVENLSATHGFVGLTCDVTDAESVAVMFASLKATFGRLDLVFNNAGRFAPARSFGDIEVDTWREMVDTNLNGAFYVAREAFRMMRHQQPQGGRIINNGSISAYVPRPQAASYTATKHAITGLTKAISLDGRAHNIACGQIDIGNAATDMTSHMNAGSLQANGTLAPEPTFDVAHVVDAVRYMAGLPLSANVQFMTVMATTMPYIGRG is encoded by the coding sequence ATGACGCCTGCCGGATACGCACTTGTAACAGGAGGCACCTCGGGCATCGGCCTTGCCACGGCGCGGGGACTTTCGGACGCCGGCTGGCGCGTCGCCATATGCGGACGGCGCGGTGACCTGGTGGAGAACCTGTCCGCAACCCATGGCTTCGTTGGGCTCACCTGCGATGTCACCGACGCGGAATCGGTGGCCGTCATGTTCGCAAGCCTGAAGGCGACTTTCGGCCGGCTGGACCTCGTGTTCAACAATGCCGGTCGCTTCGCCCCTGCCCGATCCTTCGGCGATATCGAGGTCGATACCTGGCGCGAAATGGTCGATACCAATCTCAACGGCGCCTTCTATGTCGCCCGCGAGGCTTTCCGGATGATGCGCCATCAACAGCCCCAAGGCGGCCGCATCATCAACAATGGCTCCATCTCCGCCTATGTGCCCCGTCCGCAGGCGGCGTCCTACACCGCCACCAAGCATGCGATCACCGGATTGACCAAGGCGATCTCGCTTGACGGGCGGGCCCACAACATCGCCTGCGGACAGATCGACATCGGAAATGCCGCCACGGACATGACCAGCCACATGAACGCCGGCTCACTGCAGGCCAATGGGACTTTGGCGCCCGAGCCGACCTTTGATGTGGCGCACGTCGTTGACGCAGTTCGCTACATGGCCGGCCTGCCGCTCTCGGCCAATGTGCAGTTCATGACCGTCATGGCCACGACCATGCCCTATATCGGCCGCGGCTAG
- a CDS encoding OmpA family protein gives MNRRLLTWAAGGIVVALGSIVLPGAAIAQNSVIAVPPPQIYEYWLSISRQPGGTLVFDGYAPDEQTRQRLSQVDGADTNWLKLGAGAPVRYDEIVAFGLNVLGRMSEGRFAVRGNIVSISGVAASADAYAAAHGALSASLPQGLIVAMAEIKAPLAEPFAFSAKRGAAGVVTLSGFVPSPGVETALMALAGNGAISSLRYGSGEPLNFDGAARQALALLPLMSEGEVRFDGRAWYIAGTPASVEAARSIETQFSERKLAEAGWGLSLASPTPVAAGAEAQATVPDAEPAPAAPEAIAPAAPGGAAVTAPVLSDADQRAQCVEQLALLSAQNGILFRSGAAILAAEAGAMLDQIAATLQNCPAVMVNIEGHTDSDGDARANLALSVSRAEAVSNGLMERGIPAERLYVLGFGEAQPIADNATSAGKAQNRRIVVSVRAD, from the coding sequence ATGAACAGGCGGCTCCTTACCTGGGCGGCGGGCGGTATCGTCGTTGCCCTTGGCTCTATCGTTCTTCCGGGTGCCGCGATCGCGCAGAATTCGGTCATCGCCGTCCCGCCGCCGCAAATCTACGAATATTGGCTGAGCATTTCCCGCCAGCCCGGCGGCACGCTGGTCTTTGATGGTTATGCCCCCGACGAGCAGACCCGGCAGCGCCTGTCACAGGTTGACGGCGCCGACACCAATTGGCTCAAACTCGGGGCGGGCGCTCCGGTACGCTACGATGAAATCGTCGCCTTTGGTCTCAATGTTCTCGGACGGATGAGTGAGGGACGCTTCGCCGTGCGCGGCAATATCGTCTCGATATCGGGCGTCGCTGCCAGCGCAGATGCTTATGCCGCAGCACACGGTGCCTTGTCGGCGTCGCTGCCGCAGGGTCTGATCGTTGCAATGGCTGAAATAAAAGCGCCGCTGGCCGAGCCATTCGCGTTTTCGGCAAAGCGCGGTGCGGCCGGTGTTGTGACGTTGAGCGGATTTGTGCCCAGTCCCGGCGTTGAAACAGCGCTCATGGCTCTGGCTGGCAATGGCGCGATTTCGAGCCTGCGCTATGGCTCGGGCGAACCGCTCAATTTTGATGGCGCGGCGCGACAGGCCCTGGCGCTTCTGCCTCTCATGTCCGAGGGTGAGGTGCGGTTCGACGGCCGCGCCTGGTACATTGCAGGAACCCCGGCATCGGTTGAAGCTGCTCGCTCGATCGAGACCCAGTTCAGTGAGCGCAAGCTGGCCGAAGCTGGATGGGGCCTGAGCCTGGCATCGCCAACCCCTGTCGCCGCCGGTGCAGAAGCACAAGCGACGGTACCCGACGCGGAGCCTGCTCCGGCCGCGCCGGAAGCGATCGCACCCGCTGCCCCGGGGGGCGCTGCGGTCACAGCGCCGGTTTTGTCTGATGCCGATCAGCGCGCCCAGTGCGTCGAACAATTGGCACTTCTGTCGGCGCAAAACGGCATTCTCTTCCGCTCCGGCGCGGCCATCCTTGCAGCCGAGGCTGGGGCCATGCTCGACCAGATTGCGGCGACGCTGCAGAATTGCCCCGCGGTCATGGTCAATATCGAGGGGCACACCGATAGCGACGGCGACGCCCGCGCCAATCTGGCCCTTTCGGTTTCGCGCGCGGAAGCCGTTTCCAATGGGTTGATGGAGCGCGGAATTCCGGCCGAACGTCTCTATGTTCTTGGTTTCGGCGAGGCACAGCCTATTGCGGATAATGCGACTTCGGCGGGCAAGGCCCAGAACCGTCGTATCGTTGTTTCGGTACGCGCTGACTGA
- the nagA gene encoding N-acetylglucosamine-6-phosphate deacetylase yields MSDLTAFIGGRLFDGHDWHEDAALLVEFGHVCAIVQRSEIPANAEKIELGDGMIVPGFLDLQVNGGGGVLFNNQPDLAGLRTICEAHAQFGTTALMPTLITDTAEVNVAAIAAGNEAVAARVPGFLGLHLEGPHLALARKGTHDPALIRPMDESDLARTMAAARSLPNLICTVAAETVTPEQISALVEAGAIVSIGHSDASAEVANAAFEAGATMVTHLFNAMSQMGNREPGVVGAALANDNVFAGLIADGIHVHPTSIEIARRAKASAPGRMFLVTDAMSQTGTDITEMTLNGRTITRSNGALRLADGTLAGADLDMIDAVAFMHNTIGVPLDEVFRMASLYPAEALGIDGTYGHLRPGALASFVHLTKDVAVQSTWISGERVWQK; encoded by the coding sequence ATGAGCGACCTGACGGCATTTATTGGTGGCCGGCTCTTTGATGGGCATGACTGGCACGAGGATGCCGCGCTTCTGGTGGAGTTCGGCCATGTCTGCGCCATCGTTCAGCGCAGCGAGATTCCGGCCAATGCCGAAAAGATCGAGCTTGGCGACGGTATGATCGTGCCCGGCTTCCTCGACCTTCAGGTCAATGGCGGCGGCGGCGTGCTTTTCAACAACCAGCCGGACCTGGCAGGGCTGCGCACCATCTGCGAAGCACACGCGCAGTTCGGCACCACGGCCCTGATGCCGACGCTGATCACCGATACTGCCGAAGTCAATGTCGCCGCCATTGCTGCCGGCAATGAGGCTGTGGCTGCGCGCGTGCCCGGCTTCCTCGGCCTGCACCTCGAGGGCCCACACCTGGCGCTGGCGCGCAAGGGAACCCATGATCCGGCGCTGATCCGCCCGATGGATGAGAGTGATCTCGCGCGGACCATGGCTGCTGCCCGCAGCCTGCCCAATCTGATCTGTACCGTCGCGGCTGAAACGGTGACGCCGGAGCAGATCTCGGCACTGGTAGAAGCTGGTGCTATCGTCAGCATCGGCCATTCCGATGCCAGCGCCGAGGTGGCGAACGCGGCATTCGAGGCGGGCGCGACCATGGTGACGCATCTCTTCAACGCCATGAGCCAGATGGGCAATCGCGAGCCCGGCGTTGTCGGGGCGGCTCTCGCCAATGACAATGTCTTCGCCGGACTGATCGCCGACGGCATCCATGTCCACCCCACCAGCATTGAGATCGCGCGTCGGGCCAAGGCGAGTGCGCCGGGTCGGATGTTCCTCGTCACCGACGCCATGTCGCAGACGGGCACCGACATCACCGAGATGACGCTCAATGGCCGTACGATTACCCGCTCGAACGGTGCGCTGCGGCTGGCCGACGGCACGCTCGCCGGTGCCGACCTCGACATGATCGATGCTGTGGCTTTCATGCACAACACAATCGGCGTGCCGCTGGATGAGGTGTTCCGCATGGCCTCGCTCTATCCGGCCGAGGCGCTGGGGATCGACGGGACATACGGCCATCTGCGGCCAGGAGCTCTCGCGAGTTTTGTGCACCTGACAAAGGATGTCGCGGTGCAGTCGACCTGGATTTCAGGCGAACGCGTCTGGCAGAAGTAA